The Comamonas testosteroni genome contains the following window.
GATGGCCGCGTGCTGCTGCAGGCGGCCGTCTCGCCGCTGCAGGTGCCGCCCCAGGATAACTCGGCCATGGACGGCTATGCGGTGCGCGCCGCCGAATGCGCGGGCGGCACGGCGGTGCTGCCGGTGTCGCAGCGTATTCCCGCCGGCACCTCGCCCCAGGCGCTGGCCGCTGGCTGCGTCGCCCGCATCTTCACGGGCGCGCCCGTGCCGGCCGGGGCCGATGCCATCGTCATGCAGGAGGATTGCGAACTGCTCGAGGACGGCCGCGTGCGCATCAAGGCCCAGCCCAGGGCTGGGCAGTGGATTCGCCGCGCGGGCGAGGACATCACGCAAGGAGCGACCGTGATCGAGGCCGGTACCCGCCTCACACCGGCCCACCTGGGTCTTGCAGCCAGCATGGGCTTTGCCCGCCTGCAGGTGGCACGCAAGCCGCGTGTGGCCCTGTTCTCCACCGGCGACGAACTGGTCATGCCCGGTACCGTGGCACCGCAGGACATGCCGGCGGGCAGCATTTACAACAGCAACCGCTTCTTCCTGCGCGCATTGCTGCTGCGCATGGGCTGCGAGGTGACGGATCTGGGCATTGTTCCCGACGACCGCGAGGCCACGATTGCCGCGCTGGCCGATGCCGCCATGGACCACGACGTGATCGTCACCAGCGGCGGCGTCTCCGTGGGCGAGGAAGACCATATCAAGCCTGCCGTGCAGGAGCTGGGTCAGCTGGACCTCTGGCAGATCAACATCAAGCCCGGCAAGCCTTTTGCTTACGGCCGTGTCAATCGAGAGTCCGGCACGGGCTTTGCGCACTTCATCGGGCTGCCGGGCAACCCGGTCTCCAGCTTTGTCACCTTCCAGGTGCTGGTGCGCCCCTTTTTGCTGCGTCTGCAGGGCGTGCAGCATGTGCTGCCGCGTGCCATCGAAGCGCGCGCCGATTTCGAGTGGCCAAAGGGCGACAAGCGCAGAGAGTTTTTGCGGGTGCGCTACAACGAGCGTGGCGGGCTGGAGCTGTTCAGAAACCAGAGCTCGGGCGTGCTGACTTCCACGGCCTGGGGCGACGGCGTGGTGGACAACCCTGCCGGCACCACGATTGCCGTGGGCGACAGTGTGCGCTTTATCCCGTTTGCCGAGCTCATGGCTTGATGGAGTTGGAGATGAAGACCGTTACGATTCGATATTTCGCCTCTATCCGGGAGGCCCTGGGTATGGGCAGCGAAAGCCTGCAGACCCCGGCAGCCACCGTGGGAGCATTGCGCGAGCAACTGATGAGCCGCAGCGATGCGGCTGCCCAGGTGCTGGCTGCCGGCAAGGCCGTGCGCATGGCGCTGAACCAGGATATCTGTGATGCCGATGCCATGCTCAGCCATGGCGACGAAGTGGCGTTTTTTCCGCCAGTGACCGGGGGCTGATGAGCCCTTGAGCGCATGGCGGCGGCTCCAGGAGCTTTGCCGCTTGTTG
Protein-coding sequences here:
- the glp gene encoding gephyrin-like molybdotransferase Glp, coding for MQAPQTPRKPLKPLDEALQELLAHAQPQAGAQMVDTFDADGRVLLQAAVSPLQVPPQDNSAMDGYAVRAAECAGGTAVLPVSQRIPAGTSPQALAAGCVARIFTGAPVPAGADAIVMQEDCELLEDGRVRIKAQPRAGQWIRRAGEDITQGATVIEAGTRLTPAHLGLAASMGFARLQVARKPRVALFSTGDELVMPGTVAPQDMPAGSIYNSNRFFLRALLLRMGCEVTDLGIVPDDREATIAALADAAMDHDVIVTSGGVSVGEEDHIKPAVQELGQLDLWQINIKPGKPFAYGRVNRESGTGFAHFIGLPGNPVSSFVTFQVLVRPFLLRLQGVQHVLPRAIEARADFEWPKGDKRREFLRVRYNERGGLELFRNQSSGVLTSTAWGDGVVDNPAGTTIAVGDSVRFIPFAELMA
- the moaD gene encoding molybdopterin converting factor subunit 1 — its product is MKTVTIRYFASIREALGMGSESLQTPAATVGALREQLMSRSDAAAQVLAAGKAVRMALNQDICDADAMLSHGDEVAFFPPVTGG